A window of Dysidea avara chromosome 1, odDysAvar1.4, whole genome shotgun sequence genomic DNA:
GCATTCTGatagttgtatgtgtgtgtgtgtgtgtgtgtgccatttTGAACTTAAAAAGTTATTGAAAATTAAACTAACTTTGGAGTTTTGATGAGTGGTAGGATACATGATGCATACTTCATTGATCTAAAAGTTTGAGATTACGTATAAGTGGAATATCAGGAAGTTCAAAgtcaagattgaatctgagagtttATAAATGTTGGAATTATGACGACAGTGCATGTATGAAGCTTTATATATGGGGTTACTGTAAGTTGTTATTTTTCTAAAAACATGCTTGTGTACATGTACTACTCTAAAATAGTAggtataataccatacctgtttcactgcccatgcaaaagtctcaatagtaacagtgaaatttatcctgtatttcactggtagcagtgaaaaagttgtaattgcaatttcattggctagaatttatgttaacaatgtagtgccaattagtgtttacgcatgtttagtacatagtgacaaattgtgtacatagcaacgctaatgcacagcatgtgtatatgcagtgagtatggtattaactgggaatagcatgggtatagcagtgaaatttgggataaataccacgagtgttgtattggaaatggggataaatttcactcggctttgcctcgtggtatttatccaaaatttcactgctacccatgctattactagtacgaaTGTGATGAATGATATAGTCTAGAATAGCAACCACTATATATTAGAAACCTATTTAAACATGAAACTTCAATATCAATGTAAATACATGCGATCAACTGACATTATGGACAAAAGATGGTATAGTGGAATGTATGTGAGTAAGAGTATTCCTTGTGAGAATTAACAGTTATAGttaattttttagcactgcatGGGATTCTGAGCATAAATTTATTAGCGTAATAGTCTCATGTATACCTACAgcacaacttttttttgtttaaactgTTAAATTTGAGAACATAATTTAATTTAGATGGTTGTGTGTGCCATACTTGATGTTCCTTAGAAAGCACTTAAAAACAAGTTGAGCTCTGATTCTGAGAGTTTGTTCTGTTCTCTGTTTATGCGCAATTATGAAATCAGGCATGCCACTCTTTCAATTCCTTTGTGTCCAAAGCAAAAACATGAAAACAATCTAACAAGCTGTTATTCCCAGCTTTAGGAGTGGGAATATCTCAGCATATTTAGGGTGTAGGAATTCTCCTCTGAATTAGGCAGCAATTTTGAAACATGCAGTAGTTTATGTACATGGCACATTAGCATGGCATACTGTCCGCATACAgctgttacataatattattgtgagtTTATATACCAAAAGAGTGCTACTGGTATCTCATTTGCATTGTACATAGATTGCCTGATATGCAGTGGTGTGCACTAAATTACTATCAGCTATCCTTCTGCATTAGCCATTCACTGAGTTTTGAAATACAGAAACACAAGTTTTATTATCCAACTAGGACCTACAAGAACGTTACTAAAAGCCTGTTCAACTTATTATACTATCTGACATTATTTTCAACACATCCAGGTAACAAAATAGCCTTCATTGTGCATTCAATCAGTAGTACATAATATGTATGATTTTCTATTAATGATAGATCATACACATATACGTATCTACAGTAAGTGTGGATGTACGTATATTGTATAATGTATCATCCTCTATTGTGTTTGTCAAGTACAGTATTGTTGATTTCTGTGGTTGTGATCTAACCACTTTGTAAGCCACGTGTGGGCAGTGCACACCATTAGCTAACCACACTATAAAAATAGTCCCTTCTGTCATGAGAAAGGGAATTAAAAGTTTACACAGAACAtcacaaaaataaaattttattaagACGCCTACTATGATATTAATATAATCGAAATGTTaaagtattaattttatatttagTATAGCCACCTTGCAACTTATAATTTATATGTGCTAAATGATTTATTTTACAATAGAGTAGCTATGCGTAGCTTCATGTATAGAGATATTGAAGTGCAATTGCTGTTGCATAGGAAAAACACACATAAATCCTGTATAAATTTCACCAAAGTCATATAGTCATTAGCTTATAGGAAACTATTATAGTGCATGTATAAGTTACAATCACAAATTACAATATTTATTAATTCTGAATAGTGATACTTGTAAAATACAATATGTATGAAGAAGATACTGCTAGTTCTTTAAAAGCATAACCATCAGTTTGAACATTGCCAACTGTATACACACCTGGCAGTTTGACACCAACAAAAAGGTTACAATTGTACATCAGGACTCACATGTAACCACTCATGATTTatataaaaacaacaacaacagtaaAAAGAAACAGTAAAACAGAGGTTATAGCTATTggaactatatagctagctacagaaaTTGTGGGATGCACTTTAAGCCAGGTATATAGTAATGTTCCAGTGATTAAGGATAATCACAGGCTTCATACATATCCACCATACTGGATATCTTGTATTGTAAGCAGATTTTTGCTCTACGAAAACCAGCTATCCAGAATTCTGACTTGCAATTCGCAGTTTCCTTCCTGTGTGGATGATGTTTACTAATCAAATCAAGCATACATCAAACGTAGCGCAATCAAGTACAATTGTCTGTAAAAGTTCATCCAGTGCATGAAAGTGTAGTAGGACTCATACGGTCATTGAACTCCTGATATCGATATTAACTACGTTCGATACCTTAATAAACATACATGTACGTAGCTATGGATCCTGTACGTGTTTGGGAATATATATTCATACTACAAAAGCGTAAAACACTTCACAGGAGGAATCCCATTATGATACTCACAAGCACTGACGAAAATTGATAGCCACTCCCTGACGATCACGTGACTACGTTTAACGGTTTGTGTATCCTAAAGGAAAGTGTCGTTTCTGAACGAAAAATGATTCAACTATTTGTTAAAAGTCTCACTGGTAAAACCATCACTCTTCGGATGAATTCCAATGATACTGTCGTTGACGTGAAAGCTAAACTGGAAAAGAAGGAGAGTATCCCGCCTGTTGAACAACAACTAATTTTCCAAGGACAACAACTGGACGATGACCACACGTTGGATGATTACGCCATTTCAAACAATTCTACCCTTCACCTGGTGCTACGCCTAAGAGGaggcatgaaaatttttataaaaATCCTTAGCACTGAACCAGATGGTTGGAGTGGAAAGGTCGTGACCTTAGAGGTTGCGAGGGGTCCGTAACGCAGTACTTAGATTTGAGATTTGAGAAATCTTAAGAAAGATTCAAGATTTTGACTGAGATTTGAAAAGATTTTACAAGATTTTAAGATTTCAGTTAAGATTTTAAATACTATGTTGTAGTGCTGTGGAGCCGTATTCTGTGCCTGGTATGAGTCGAGGTACGAGTCTACTGAAGAGGCTACTCTTTAGCTATTGCAATACTGCATACTACCAGCAATAGCGCTTAGTATATGTGGCTAATTTGCCTAGTTAAATTGGCGGCTTTGCCCGCTGACACGTAGCAAGTTAGCCTATAGCTAATGGAACTGTTCCCAATGCATCTATACAATTACCTCACATAGTAAGTAATCATGACTAAGAGCTAGCTCTCCTTGTAGTGATCTCAGTAGTGATGAAAAAATTCCTAGATCTTGAGTTGTACATACTTCATTTGTACTGAGCAACCAAGATAGTGACATAGCAAactacttcagtgctggtcactgtagctAAAGCATTCAATCAAATCAAATATCCCTGCATGCGCACATAAGCTTAGTAAATCTCACACTAGAGTTGGCAAAGCTTAattatactattattaactactACTTTGCCCTAGATTTTCATGccgcacatgtatagctgtattatagtgttgtatgcatcaaataatatgtctaaaatcatcatgttttgccatgtccatgcaagttgtgtacattttagctatatcATTATTTAGACATCTCTTGCAATTGCTGACAGTTGGACTGCATAATTGTCTCGATAATTGTGTACAGGAACttcagcatatcaatggtgtagttgacttcagcaaatgtgatatcaaagataccacacaattagattttacacatagattccacacttatatataatataacttatAGTGCAACTGTCTTTGAGACTGTCTACCTGAGTTAGCAAAGTGATATGGACATTGACCCATTGAgatataaattattagctagcatgcttgttaaagtttgtgcgtgtattgtaaattgtatgtatatacatatgtacataaactCAGCTAAGCGAAGGTATCAGATGCGTTCATGCATTTCAAGGTATCAGGTATCAGATGCGTTCATGCGTTCAGCACAAGTATATCAACTTCCAAACTGGTAGTGGATAGTTCCTGAGGTTGCTGCTCCATCTCCTGTTATCTTTCACTAAACAATAATAGATGAGATAGTAATTTAATCTGCTCGAATCTGTTCAGCTAAGAGTATGATATCATTTGGACACCTTACTTACTGGCATGGTAGAGTTAAGCTTACACATTACATAGTGCATgttgctacatagctaattataattggaCTAAGCTTTCATACCTGAGCTTAATGTTGTGGGATGCTGGCACAAGATACCAGTGCAGGAATATTCAAAAGCATGCAAATTCTTTGTAACCAAAACCTTAAGATTTCAGAGACTCCAGCCAGCCGTgttgtgacttgatccacagccaCATGCAATCAAGACATGTGCCTATGGTTATGGAGCCATAGCAGGGATTATTAGTCTTCTCTGTATTCTTCTTGCCAGCATGTCTCTGACTCCCTATACTGACAAaggctttcagtagccttcaCAGCTGAGGTCCCATATGAGTGGGATAACAAATTAAACTACATAGCAAATATCACTACTCGTATCACTAAAAGCAGGGGTCCcacatgtgtagctaaacttttcatTTGTCGCATGAATGTTGGCTAGTCTATATCGAGGTCTATACTATATCTAGAATATAGAGATTGAGATGTGTtgattataattactgcatgatgattttcaagaatgtgAATATTGACGAGACGTGCTAGCTACTCCTGATTTAGCTAAAGAGCTCACTAAAGAGATGTAGCTGTTAGCTATTGGAGTTTTATCTTGGCTATTATGTCAGGAGTAATATGAATCCGTACATGCACCATGCTCACTCTTTTCACAGGTGTGAATTCagtatgtagactcacctaacaaAGATCCGAGTCAGGGTCACTAACTAGCTTGTCCCAACGAGTTCGTCAAGTAGCTAAAGGCGTTGCGAAGAAGAAACAACCTCTGGAACAACTGCATGGCTATATCTCTGGCAATATACGTAGACTGCAAGAACCCAATAATCGCACAGTACACGTGGACGAACAGGCCTAGATGCAAGACAGCCGCAAGAATACGTGTTAACAAGCAAGAGCTTGAGTAAAATATCCAAACGTTTACTGAAATTTACTAACAAGAAGATTAAGATTTGATTGTGGTAGTCTCAGATTCAAAGATTTCAGcgagattttaaagattgtaAAAGATTGTCACGAAGGTTAGGAAGATTTTAAAGATTCCATGGATTTTAATGGATTTTGCAGATTTCACAGAGATTCAGAGATTTGAGAAGATTCTTGAAGATTGCATGGGGATTCCAAGAGATTTGAATCTCGGATAAGTTAGATTTAAAGCGTGGCGGACCCCTTGAGAGGTTGTACCGATTGATACTGTTGAAAACATCAAATCTGCAATTTTTGATAAAACTGGTATATCAATTGCTTGTCAGGTGCTGGTTACTGGGGACAATGAAATGGAGGACCGTCACACACTAAGTGACTATGGAATTTGCCGTGAGTCTACTTTGACATTGCACAATAAAggtaatatacaaatatttgtcAAAACCCTGGATGGTAAAACAATAACACTCAAGGTCCCATATGGTGAAAAGGTAATAAATGTTAAGGAAACAATACAAAAGAAAGAAGGCATTGCAAAAGATGAGCAGCGACTGATTTTTGGGGGTAAGCAGCTAGAAGATAGTAACAGATTAAATGACTACAATATTCAGAATATGTCAACCCTACATCTTGTAATTCGTCTAAGAGGTGGATTAATTATAACTGCTCCTTGCACTTATTGAATTATTGTATAGCACATACTGTATCAACTATGCTTGGAACAAGTCGATGTTATATGCACAGTAGCTCCTGATCTAACTCACCTCTTTTAAGCTACAGTAGTATAGATTTTACATTGAGAGAATATCATCTATACTTTTATTATTAGATATATTTATTTCAGTCACGAGTATTGTGTATAGCACATTTTGGTGTATACGCCTAGTGTACGTTATATGTTCGGTACACAACAGTGCAGTCAAGGTACTATAGTACATTTACTTTGCAGTCAGCACTGGTTTTCTAAATTCCAAGTATAACCAATATAATTTTATGCTAAGAAATCAGATTTATtaatacattttgtattatagctgcagcagttcaattatccaTTGGACATCAACATTCAAAATAATAACTGTCATCAATACTGACAATGATTTACTATGTATCTCACTAGAGCTCTGAAAGAGGCTACTAAAAACCTCTTCATGTAACAGCACTTTGGTGAACTAATTTCAGCTATTTAAGTGGATAAGATTCAGATACAACTAAGTTTGTTGAAAGCCACTGGAAAGCCATATTGAAACCACATATTGAAATAGAAATTAGCTGAAACTATCAAGAAGTAGTGGTTACATTATGGGGTGCTGTCAGGTTGAATTAATTGGAGAGACTCAGAGAGTTTTCTGACAAAGTCACATAATTTC
This region includes:
- the LOC136262833 gene encoding polyubiquitin-B-like, which produces MIQLFVKSLTGKTITLRMNSNDTVVDVKAKLEKKESIPPVEQQLIFQGQQLDDDHTLDDYAISNNSTLHLVLRLRGGMKIFIKILSTEPDGWSGKVVTLEVVPIDTVENIKSAIFDKTGISIACQVLVTGDNEMEDRHTLSDYGICRESTLTLHNKGNIQIFVKTLDGKTITLKVPYGEKVINVKETIQKKEGIAKDEQRLIFGGKQLEDSNRLNDYNIQNMSTLHLVIRLRGGLIITAPCTY